tttatttataaattagGTGTTGAAGTCAGCAACTTAACTTGTGCTTTGCGGTTCGTTCATGATCATAGTGAATGTTTTGGTACCCTTGTATATTCTTAGTTTTATACTTTTATACTGCTAGCATAAACCGTCAGTTTGAACAGTTTCTAGTCTTCCTACTCTACCACTCTTTTCTGTTCATCTGTTTATTATATGCATTCCCATCCAAACTGACGGTTCATCTCTTTGTGTGCACTattaatgaaaagaattcaGTTCACTTTGGTTACAGCCATTCTTGTCATATAGATTTCTCCGCATTTATTGTAGGGTCGGTTACAATAAACTGTAATCATTTCTCAAAACGGTTCTACAAAGGAAAATCCATGGAAATCATAACAAATAGGGGAAGGAGATCGAGAGAGAAAGTAAATTACCAGTCtgtcatttaaaggcatcaccccacgaatctgaggtggtgcagatttcaggcggagtatacaggatgggagattatggagagggggtgattccgtccatttcttgctaattgccgtaaaaaacggcccggaagatgcggcttcattcgttttggcgcaccattttgtacaagaggttcgattggcgcgcgccagtcttgtgcggcgccgcatcttccggcaattaggaagaaatggacaggatCACCCtactcttcataatctacgatcccgtatacgaatactccacctgaaatctgcatcacctcagattcgtggggtgatgcctttaacgaaacacagataaacaaaaaaaaaaacaaaggatatTTCTTCTCATAAGGAAGAAAACTTAATAATACAAACGAATACAAATATGTAGATCGGTGATTTGAAAGGACTACAACTGCACTACTATCACATCTAAGGCACTATTTCGTAACATAgagcagaatttttcttcactgatGTGATTCAGGCTTACGCCTCTATGTTGTTCCAGAGATGAGTAAAATATGAATCCTAACTGTGCGAAACAAAATTCGGTAGCAGGACTGTGTAAGATATGAGAgttcgaaatttttgaaaccatTTGTATTTTCCCAACCATTTCCTCATTAGGAATCCAAATGATAAAAGTGACGAAGTCATAGGAGTTTTcttattcgtttttcttttccgttgGATCCaatgtgcaatttttttcagaggttCTCATAAAGTTTACCAtataggtttaaaaaaaaaacctcaaaaagagCAAACGCTTGGGAAATCTTTGTTACAAAGGAAATATGTGTGTTGTTTCGATAAAATAGCCTTTGTCGAATCTTTACTTAGGTTCGGTTTTACCAGTAATAGCTCCCGTATTTCTCATTATCACggtggaaataaaatttcagaataCTTCGTAACAATAATAAGATTTGCATGACTACAGACCATTCCGCTAAATCTTATAAATCGACTCCAGCTCTCAACATCTCAACAAGCTTTTGACGCGGTTCAGTCTGGATATATACTCAGGCTGGACATTGGAGCCAGAGATAGGAGCCAACATGAAAAAGGTAACTTAGTAGCTACTACTTAAGAAACCTACAGGAACTGCTTAATCCAGACTTATAAGCTCCTATGGGTTGAATAAAAATCTCTGGTCTGTATAATCTCTTAGAAGTGATGACATTACGCATTGGCGTCCTAACTGCCACCCCCAGATAAAGTAAAactaaagtttctggcgttaatcaatccgcttgggatgcgcccccacgttcacttcaattcagaatcgtttgaggttcacgaccgtgtaactggcctatacaatgacttgcggtggctaaccgatgtgtcaagtcagtgtttctatcctcccagacaacgtggtaccaatttgtcggcCTCGGAGAGATGGAAGGTTTGgggagcactagggcggatccgaacctccgatcgactgtgcaagaagcggaacctctaaccgctacactacacccgtccaTCACCCCCGGATACATCTAAAAAATTGCAAGGAACAAAAAACCACGTAATTTCAATAACTactacttttcatttttgtcctCTCCACACTTTTATGGATGGAGCGTTTTCATAACACCTGATGCAGACGTACTGCACAATGGGTATAGCTCCGACTGCATCCAGTTGCACACTGCCGTCGTTAGAGAGCTGCATACCACATTGAGGACAGAATCGGAAAAGCTTCAAGAGTGTTTCTCCATCGACGACGAATGACTGCTTTAAAAATGCTGGATTTGTGCTTTCTAGCTTTGGACCTCGGTGAAGAATTGCAGCAGAGGAACTCTCCTGGTCTTCCGCTGAGTCGAAAATTGGCTCCTTCTAAACCGAGTTacttagttttgaaaaagtaaactGAAACTACGCAggatatccagaaaaagtgactagcgaaaaatttgaaaatcaaacCTTTATGGCAGAAGTGTTAGCCAActcagaaagtggaattcCATAATCAAGCCCAGTACTTTCTGTTTCATTCTCAGGTACACTCCCAGTATGGTCGAGCATGTCGAAATCCTTCACGTCCTCTGCATCCGCGTCGTTGAACACCAATTCATCGCTAATCTGCTGAAATTCTAGCTTATTTATTAGTTGTTCAGTTGATTAGTTAGGCGTAATTGCGAGTGCAGCGGTGATGGGCGGTAAGCATTTCAGATTGGGCTAATTTATAAACGAAGTTGGCACAATCAGTAAGTTCAGTCCAGACTGAGATGAGCCATAAAAACGGAATGCAAGCGATGAGAAGAGTCGCGAACGAGTGTCGCTTGCATCGCTAAAGCTTCATCTTCTGGTAACGCAAGATTTTTCACTGATCTTCTCATGACACGCTTGTCTACATGAATATACCTATATACGTACATTCAACCGAATATTTTGTCGTTTCCACAGAAGATAATCtcgatttttcaataaaataattccCCCCTCCCTGCCTCCCTTGAAAGCCAGAACTGACTCCACCGTTGGTAGAAGATCATACATATATCATTCTTGTCTGAGAAAAGAacacatttcgaaaaaaaaaaaccacttcctttaatttaacagaaaaaaggattgaTTCCGCCTCACTTTTAATACAATGCCAACCGATCAATTACAACCCTTAGAAGCTTTCTTCAAGCgttttcgcagaaaaaaaaagattggtaTTCAGATGCATCCGACGCCCAGAGTGACTCCATAAAAAAGGATTCCACTCAAAATTTAGGATTCACATTGTAATCCAAGTGAAATTTCTCAGGTAATTTGATATTCGAATGCGTGCTATGTTGACAATCGCTTCAAGTAACTCAAAACCACTAAGTAAAATTTCCACCTGTGCAAGTTTCTACTGAAGGAGGAAAACTGAAACATCTATAAACGTACATACCAGAAAATAATTCCAGTCAAGTTTTAAGTTACTTTTCCGAAGTATTATGAGATTTATTTATGAGTTAATTAAAATAGGTGGAGAGAATGCTTTGAGATGAACGTCGCTGAAAGGGAAATACACAAAATAGTACAGTTtaaaaccaaaagaaatagCTCTCTTAAAACTTTGCCTGCCGAGACAGGTACGTCAATAAAAAGGCAGACACTAACAGAAAAGAGGTAAAATACAGGTGATTTGAACGGAATAGTGGTTCGGTAAGGTAAAGCAAAGATTTTTCAACGTGAGAAAAATCTGCAGCCAGTAATGAAGACGAGTCAGTAATGATGCAgacgatttctttttcaagtggTAAAATCAAGATCCTAAAGAAATACTACAAAATCAGAGTTTCTCACATTGTCTTCGTGCTTCTTGGTTCTCTTCCCCAGCCTTCTCCCTTTAGTTTTCCATTTGGGAGGTGGATTCGCCACCGTATTCCATCCAGACTCAGAGTAATATCGCCGTAAGGAACCGTTTAAATAGACGGTGACGTCTCTAACTGTGATCAGAACGTCTTTCTAGAAAAACGTAAATACAGCTTATAACGATTTGACGAGAATTCTTCAGTATTTTCAATTTAAGGAACTGCTAAGAGAATCTAATTTTGGTCGAATCGTTTTTTTGGAAATCATGGATGTATCAGAAGCCCTACCATTTTCAAGACAAAAACTctgatatgaagaaaaaagaaagttctaaTTTCGTTGGCTAGGATCCGAAGACGTTACCAGAAAAAACCCTCGCTCGAAAAACTTCGCTTCAGACattgttagatttttttagaaaaaaaaaacaaacaaatgaaagagaagATACAAGAAAGTGAATCCATACGGATTTACAGATCTGCCGCTTGAAAACACCTGTCactataatttaaaaatcatttgaagATTATCTGTGAAAGCTACTTCGAACAGTTTGACTGCTGCATTCAAACAATCCACAAGATGGAGTGGTACGTCGGTCTCGCTCACGTATGCAGTACACCCGATAGCAGAAGGATCttcgaaatgagaaaatggaaTCCCCATGGCTGCCATCTCTCCAGCCAGGAACTTGGCCTGTAATACACTGAAGAACATACTAGGGGCCGATTGCGCCTGAATTAGCTaattgttttttaaacaactcACTGCATCTGCGAAATGTCGGTGACACAATCGTTTATGATTATTAGCCAATATATAATACACATCTCTCATATGTCCGACATCGGCTGCTCCAAATACAACGTGGGACGACAACAGTATAGCTCTGTGCCGATTGTTTGTGGAGGACCAGCGCAATTTTGAATGGCTCATCGTTTCTCCGCATAAGATGCAATGACTACGATGCACCATTGCTAACTGGGCACCTTTATTCTGCAAAAACTAAGGACGATTATTAATTGTTTCAGCCGGAAAttggacaaaaacaaaagctcAAGATGATAAGGGTACGTGTACgtaaagaagagagaaatggGAAGAAAGGGCACCTTACGTATGTGGAAAGAATCAGTAGTGGATAACGAACAACTGAGCATCCTCACAGGGAGCGACCAACTGCGTGcacattatcctttatcctttgatgAATTACTGGTTTTGGCTAACTTGCtcccaaaaaaagagaagtaagAACTAGGAATTCTTGGTGCAGTGTTGCTTCCTGACAATGTATTGTTTGGGGTTTGAGACGTTCATACGAAATTGCGTACACTAACTGTAGTTAAGGATAACGTCAGATAGACGGAATTGTGGATAACAATGGATAATTTAGTAGCGAAGGACAGAGGGAAAACTCAGACATCTTTTTTGTATTGAAGATTAGGCTGAAAGTCAGGAAATACTCAACTCAAAACCACTCAAATTCTTAACATTCTCTCGTGGTTTCTGTTTCAATCCTACTACACTACTGTAGCTCACTACTGTAGCTACCTCCACTTTTTCTGCGACTGATTTCATTGTCACCCCAACGCAGCCCATTAAATGCATGAAATTATAAGGTATCAAGTACACATACTACGCTCTGTAATATGTGTACATACACGCATGCATTTCTAATGTACTGTAGTCCCATAACATATGCACGTGTGTTCAATACATAATACAGTGAAAAACACATCATTCTAAAGCATACGTGCATAGCATAATAGGTTCTTCGAGTTTGCTTTTacatttgatttcatttcgtttttattataaataaacgaaataaacaaatagaaacgAAAGAAGTAGATAGAAGTGAACTTATACTTGCATAACATGTACACAGTCTCTCCTACAGCTTTTGCTTGCGTGCGCGGTTTTCCAGTGACTTGCGAGAGTGAGGTCAGTGCTCTCatctttccagaaaagtctggtgccaatttatcgaccgtgagggatgaaaggcttgattggcactagggccgtttcgaaccatcg
The Necator americanus strain Aroian chromosome I, whole genome shotgun sequence genome window above contains:
- a CDS encoding hypothetical protein (NECATOR_CHRI.G2432.T2), whose product is MRDVYYILANNHKRLCHRHFADAAKFLAGEMAAMGIPFSHFEDPSAIGCTAYVSETDVPLHLVDCLNAAVKLFEKDVLITVRDVTVYLNGSLRRYYSESGWNTVANPPPKWKTKGRRLGKRTKKHEDNQISDELVFNDADAEDVKDFDMLDHTGSVPENETESTGLDYGIPLSELANTSAIKKEPIFDSAEDQESSSAAILHRGPKLESTNPAFLKQSFVVDGETLLKLFRFCPQCGMQLSNDGSVQLDAVGAIPIVQYVCIRCYENAPSIKVWRGQK
- a CDS encoding hypothetical protein (NECATOR_CHRI.G2432.T1) — encoded protein: MVHRSHCILCGETMSHSKLRWSSTNNRHRAILLSSHVVFGAADVGHMRDVYYILANNHKRLCHRHFADAAKFLAGEMAAMGIPFSHFEDPSAIGCTAYVSETDVPLHLVDCLNAAVKLFEKDVLITVRDVTVYLNGSLRRYYSESGWNTVANPPPKWKTKGRRLGKRTKKHEDNQISDELVFNDADAEDVKDFDMLDHTGSVPENETESTGLDYGIPLSELANTSAIKKEPIFDSAEDQESSSAAILHRGPKLESTNPAFLKQSFVVDGETLLKLFRFCPQCGMQLSNDGSVQLDAVGAIPIVQYVCIRCYENAPSIKVWRGQK